A stretch of Methanosphaerula palustris E1-9c DNA encodes these proteins:
- a CDS encoding NAD-dependent epimerase/dehydratase family protein, which produces MRSLCDEKIFITGATGFVGSNLVRRSLQEGADVYINIRNTSDTWRIWDILNDVSVIHADLGEYGKLDESLKKIRPNIIFHTAVYGGNAAQKDTKKIIESNISGTINLLRCCNPAHCDLFVNTGSSSEYGIKNIPMKESDILEPVTDYGVSKAAATLFCQKTAFTEDLPVVTLRLFSPYGPYEQKSRLVPSIILAALQKQTPHIASRDFVRDFIFIDDVIAAYESALTLKHPHGQIYNVGSGMQNTVGAVTDAILRLLGEDLTCAPGLPQSWKHEPDFWQADIQRAASELNWRPKFALDQGLERTINWFKENMKLYT; this is translated from the coding sequence ATGAGATCATTATGTGATGAAAAAATATTCATAACCGGTGCTACAGGATTTGTTGGTTCAAATCTGGTGCGGCGGTCGCTTCAGGAGGGGGCGGATGTCTACATAAATATCCGCAACACCTCCGATACGTGGCGAATTTGGGATATTCTCAACGATGTCTCGGTGATTCATGCTGATCTCGGTGAATACGGAAAATTGGATGAATCTCTTAAGAAGATTCGTCCAAATATCATCTTCCATACTGCTGTTTATGGGGGAAATGCCGCTCAAAAGGATACGAAAAAGATAATCGAATCGAATATCTCCGGAACGATCAATCTGTTGCGGTGCTGCAACCCTGCCCATTGTGATCTCTTTGTCAATACCGGATCCTCTTCTGAATATGGGATAAAGAATATACCCATGAAGGAATCGGATATCCTCGAGCCGGTTACTGATTATGGAGTGTCAAAGGCAGCTGCGACATTGTTCTGCCAGAAAACTGCGTTCACTGAGGATCTTCCGGTTGTAACACTTCGCCTTTTCTCCCCGTATGGACCCTATGAACAGAAGTCGCGTCTAGTTCCTTCGATAATACTCGCAGCGTTGCAGAAACAGACTCCACATATTGCATCCAGGGACTTTGTCCGGGATTTTATATTTATTGACGATGTGATCGCGGCGTATGAGTCTGCCCTGACGCTCAAGCATCCGCATGGACAGATCTACAATGTTGGTTCGGGTATGCAGAACACCGTCGGTGCCGTGACGGATGCAATCCTTCGTCTCCTCGGAGAAGATCTGACCTGTGCACCTGGACTGCCCCAATCTTGGAAGCACGAACCTGATTTCTGGCAGGCAGATATCCAGCGCGCGGCATCTGAATTGAACTGGAGGCCGAAATTTGCGCTGGATCAGGGGCTGGAAAGAACAATTAACTGGTTTAAAGAGAATATGAAATTGTACACCTGA
- the rfbG gene encoding CDP-glucose 4,6-dehydratase, protein MGLMSISDKLAETYRGRTVLITGHTGFKGGWLALWLESLGAHVIGYSLDPPTDPSFFQETELSRRITDIRGDILDQTKLDRVINEYRPDFVFHLAAQPLVRASYQSPRETFNVNVMGTVNVLESIRVSQHPTVCVCITSDKCYENKEWDYAYRENDPIGGHDPYSASKGAAEIVIASYRKSFFEPDGSQPLCALSSARAGNIIGGGDWADDRIVPDCVRSLVNGETMLLRNPTAVRPWQFVLDPLFGYLLLAQRMKEYPGEYSGAWNFGPYYSNNVDVQTLTGKIFREWGIGRWENMPQQNNLHEACFLKLDIAKSMTRLGWKPVYSIDDAIHKTIEWYMADFSRAEEMYNFSLDQIAMYMHDADNVE, encoded by the coding sequence ATGGGATTGATGAGCATCTCAGATAAACTGGCGGAAACATACCGTGGACGTACGGTTCTCATAACCGGTCATACCGGATTCAAAGGTGGCTGGCTTGCTTTGTGGCTTGAATCCCTGGGGGCACACGTGATCGGATACAGCCTCGACCCGCCAACAGATCCTTCATTTTTTCAAGAGACAGAATTATCCCGCCGTATTACTGATATTCGAGGTGATATCCTGGATCAAACAAAACTGGATCGGGTAATCAATGAATACCGCCCGGATTTTGTGTTCCATCTCGCTGCCCAGCCCCTAGTTCGTGCATCCTATCAAAGTCCACGTGAAACGTTCAATGTAAACGTCATGGGGACGGTTAATGTTCTTGAATCCATCCGTGTCTCTCAACATCCGACGGTCTGTGTCTGTATCACCAGCGACAAATGTTATGAGAACAAGGAATGGGATTACGCCTACCGGGAGAACGATCCGATTGGCGGCCATGACCCCTACAGCGCGAGCAAAGGTGCTGCCGAGATTGTAATCGCTTCGTACCGGAAGAGTTTCTTCGAACCGGATGGATCACAGCCACTGTGTGCTCTCTCGTCAGCACGAGCCGGAAATATCATCGGTGGTGGGGACTGGGCAGATGATCGGATCGTCCCGGACTGTGTGCGATCGCTTGTGAACGGGGAGACGATGCTGCTTCGTAACCCCACTGCAGTACGTCCCTGGCAATTCGTGCTGGATCCCCTGTTCGGCTATCTCCTCCTTGCGCAGAGAATGAAGGAGTATCCTGGGGAATATTCTGGTGCATGGAATTTTGGTCCATATTATTCCAACAACGTGGATGTCCAGACGCTCACTGGAAAGATCTTCCGGGAGTGGGGTATCGGGAGATGGGAGAATATGCCTCAACAGAATAATCTGCATGAGGCGTGTTTCCTCAAACTGGATATCGCCAAGTCGATGACAAGATTGGGGTGGAAGCCTGTTTATTCCATAGACGATGCGATCCATAAAACTATAGAGTGGTATATGGCCGATTTCTCTCGGGCTGAAGAGATGTACAACTTTTCTCTTGACCAGATTGCAATGTACATGCACGACGCAGATAATGTGGAGTAG
- the rfbF gene encoding glucose-1-phosphate cytidylyltransferase — MKVVILAGGLGTRLSEETNVRPKPMIEIGGMPILWHIMKIYSHYGFNEFIVCLGYKGYMIKEYFANYCLHRSDVTIDIKNNSIETHQNSSEPWKISLIDTGDSSMTGGRVKRIQRYVGNERFMLTYGDGVSNVDIQKLIHYHETAGTIGTLTAVRPARRFGVLEIEKNRVTSFLEKPQGEGGYINGGFFVFEPKIFDYLENDATILERVPLETLAKEGQLSAFRHDGFWYPMDTLRDMTYLEETWATGEAPWKVWD, encoded by the coding sequence ATGAAAGTGGTAATCCTTGCCGGGGGACTGGGCACGCGGTTGAGTGAAGAGACCAATGTGAGACCCAAGCCCATGATAGAGATCGGAGGAATGCCCATTTTATGGCATATCATGAAGATTTATTCTCATTATGGTTTTAACGAGTTTATTGTCTGCCTGGGATACAAAGGCTATATGATAAAGGAGTATTTTGCCAATTATTGTCTTCATCGATCCGATGTCACAATCGATATAAAAAATAATTCGATTGAAACCCATCAGAACTCCTCTGAACCCTGGAAGATATCGCTCATCGATACTGGCGACAGTTCGATGACTGGCGGACGGGTGAAACGGATCCAGCGATATGTCGGGAACGAACGGTTCATGTTGACATACGGCGATGGTGTGTCCAACGTGGATATCCAGAAGTTAATCCACTATCATGAGACTGCCGGGACCATCGGAACGCTTACCGCGGTCAGGCCGGCGAGGCGGTTTGGTGTCCTTGAGATAGAAAAAAACCGTGTGACATCCTTTTTAGAGAAACCGCAGGGTGAAGGGGGATATATTAATGGTGGATTCTTTGTCTTCGAGCCGAAGATATTTGATTATCTGGAGAACGATGCGACCATCCTGGAGCGGGTCCCCCTTGAAACCCTGGCAAAAGAGGGGCAGCTCTCTGCATTCAGACATGACGGTTTCTGGTACCCGATGGATACCCTGCGCGATATGACATATCTTGAAGAGACCTGGGCAACCGGTGAAGCACCGTGGAAGGTATGGGATTGA
- a CDS encoding glycosyltransferase family 4 protein yields the protein MKILHTVEWYYPSLGGAQEVVRQLSERMVKRGHDVTVATTKMAERTSNTINGVHIEEFDIAGNTARGITGEVERYQQFLIESDYDIILTYAAQQWTADLFFPLIRESRGKKVFVPCGFSGLFTPEYAGYFESMKTWIQKYDATVFLSNDYQDITFFREHGGENALIIPNGADEEEFKKPSSVDIRAVLHIPADHLLVLHVGSHTGQKGHREALEIFRRAKIRNATFLMVANPIGIGCTLRCRATGLLFRLNPLERLRHRQMIITPLPREMTVAAYKTADLFLFPSNIECSPIVLFECMASKTPFLVTDVGNSKEIIQWSGGSGVLLPTTKDQNRFSTADIPGSMEMLESLATNREERARMQDAGYQAWSERFTWEKITDAYEKLYSSLLD from the coding sequence ATGAAGATTCTCCATACCGTAGAATGGTATTATCCAAGCCTCGGTGGTGCTCAGGAAGTGGTCAGGCAGCTCTCCGAGCGGATGGTGAAACGCGGCCACGACGTGACGGTGGCCACCACAAAGATGGCCGAACGGACGAGCAACACCATCAACGGAGTCCACATCGAGGAGTTCGACATAGCCGGCAATACCGCCAGGGGGATCACAGGGGAGGTGGAACGGTACCAGCAGTTCCTGATCGAGAGCGACTACGACATCATCCTCACCTATGCAGCCCAGCAGTGGACAGCCGATCTCTTCTTCCCGCTCATCCGAGAGAGCAGAGGGAAGAAGGTCTTCGTACCCTGCGGCTTCTCAGGGCTGTTCACCCCAGAGTACGCCGGTTACTTTGAATCGATGAAGACCTGGATCCAAAAGTACGATGCCACGGTCTTCCTCTCGAATGATTACCAGGACATCACCTTCTTCAGAGAGCATGGAGGAGAGAACGCTCTGATCATCCCTAACGGAGCCGACGAGGAGGAGTTCAAAAAACCCTCTTCTGTCGATATCAGGGCGGTGCTCCATATCCCGGCCGATCATCTCCTGGTGCTCCATGTCGGCTCCCATACCGGCCAGAAAGGGCATCGGGAAGCGCTGGAGATCTTCCGGAGAGCGAAGATCAGGAATGCGACCTTCCTGATGGTGGCCAACCCGATCGGTATCGGATGTACACTCAGGTGCCGGGCGACCGGACTCCTCTTCCGGCTGAACCCGCTCGAAAGACTCCGTCACCGGCAGATGATCATAACCCCTCTCCCCCGGGAGATGACCGTCGCTGCATACAAGACAGCAGACCTCTTTCTCTTTCCATCGAACATCGAATGCTCTCCGATCGTCCTCTTCGAATGTATGGCTTCAAAGACCCCGTTCCTGGTGACTGACGTGGGGAACTCGAAGGAGATCATCCAGTGGTCCGGCGGCAGCGGGGTGCTGCTCCCCACCACAAAAGACCAGAACAGATTCAGCACCGCTGACATCCCCGGATCGATGGAGATGCTGGAATCTCTGGCTACAAACCGAGAAGAGAGGGCGCGGATGCAGGATGCCGGCTACCAGGCATGGTCGGAACGGTTCACCTGGGAGAAAATCACCGACGCATATGAAAAACTCTACTCCTCATTATTGGATTGA
- a CDS encoding alpha-1,2-fucosyltransferase: protein MYRRTYVRERMHTFDKAILTVPDNVYLDGYWQTEKYFKDIEEILRREVTLKDEPDSINLEMAERIQACHSVSLHVRRGDYVSNPTTQQFHGCCSIDYYNRAISLIEEKVDDPSFFIFSDDLPWAKENLDIPGEKTFVAHNGPEKEYCDLWLMSLCQHHIIANSSFSWWGAWLGQDAEKMVIAPRRWALSESFDTSDIIPDSWITI from the coding sequence ATGTATCGACGAACATATGTCCGGGAACGAATGCACACCTTTGATAAAGCAATTCTGACAGTGCCGGACAATGTCTATCTAGACGGATACTGGCAGACTGAGAAATATTTCAAGGATATCGAGGAGATCCTCCGCAGGGAGGTCACACTCAAAGATGAACCGGATAGCATCAACCTGGAGATGGCAGAGCGGATCCAGGCCTGTCACTCGGTCTCTCTCCACGTGAGACGGGGAGATTACGTCTCAAATCCCACAACCCAGCAGTTCCACGGCTGTTGCTCCATCGATTACTATAACAGGGCGATCTCCCTCATTGAAGAGAAGGTCGACGATCCCTCCTTCTTCATCTTCTCCGATGATCTCCCATGGGCTAAAGAGAATCTGGATATCCCCGGAGAGAAGACATTCGTCGCACACAATGGTCCTGAAAAGGAGTACTGCGATCTCTGGCTGATGAGCCTCTGCCAGCACCATATCATCGCCAACAGCAGTTTCAGCTGGTGGGGGGCCTGGTTAGGCCAGGATGCAGAGAAGATGGTGATAGCTCCCAGGCGATGGGCACTGTCAGAGAGTTTCGATACCAGTGATATCATTCCGGACTCATGGATAACAATATGA
- a CDS encoding glycosyltransferase family 2 protein, which produces MEIMPKISVVMPVFRGEQYLNEALESILLQSFTDFECIIVCDEPTPSTRQLLSRCQSEDTRVNVIYHDERIGLIASLNLGCRKSRGEYIARMDADDIAEPERFARQVQYLDQHPKVGVVGNQALLIDEEGTVIRSVTLPTEPVVIRWHMLFENCLYHPSVMIRKEVLDEAGSYNEEATAIEDFDLWSRIQRIADLANLSEPLLRYRVNPGSITFNNLQTQKTTTAEIQFAEIERYLQRDLTEQERTLLLDLILIRPLESNKDLDELITLLDRIQHSFLEKERPSKDERRAIQRDLSQQMLIITYLAKGASPLKRVRTVLKCWYLNPWLPATLVHLVKRYLVKDRVVKSATA; this is translated from the coding sequence ATGGAAATAATGCCCAAGATCAGCGTGGTAATGCCGGTATTCAGAGGGGAACAATACCTCAACGAGGCACTGGAGAGTATACTCCTCCAGTCCTTCACCGACTTTGAGTGTATCATCGTATGCGATGAGCCGACCCCTTCAACCAGGCAACTGCTGTCACGGTGCCAGAGCGAGGATACCCGGGTGAATGTGATCTATCACGATGAGAGGATCGGGCTGATCGCATCGCTGAACCTCGGGTGTCGGAAGAGCAGAGGGGAGTACATCGCCCGGATGGATGCAGATGATATCGCTGAACCGGAACGGTTTGCCAGACAGGTCCAGTACCTTGACCAGCACCCCAAGGTCGGCGTCGTGGGTAACCAGGCCCTGTTGATCGATGAAGAAGGGACGGTCATCAGAAGCGTCACCCTGCCCACCGAACCGGTGGTGATACGCTGGCATATGCTCTTTGAGAACTGCCTGTATCATCCCTCGGTGATGATCAGAAAAGAGGTGCTCGACGAGGCCGGCTCGTATAATGAAGAGGCAACCGCCATCGAGGACTTTGATCTCTGGTCCAGGATCCAGAGGATCGCAGACCTTGCCAACCTTTCAGAACCGTTACTGCGGTACAGAGTCAATCCCGGTAGCATCACCTTCAACAATCTCCAAACCCAGAAGACGACTACAGCAGAGATCCAGTTCGCTGAGATCGAACGGTATCTCCAGAGAGACCTGACCGAACAGGAGAGAACGCTGCTCCTTGACCTCATACTGATCAGGCCTCTGGAGTCCAACAAAGATCTGGATGAACTCATCACCCTGCTGGACCGTATTCAGCACAGTTTCCTGGAGAAAGAGAGACCCTCAAAGGATGAGAGGCGTGCGATCCAGAGGGATCTCAGCCAGCAGATGCTGATCATCACCTATCTTGCAAAAGGGGCCTCACCATTGAAAAGGGTGAGAACAGTCCTGAAATGCTGGTACCTGAACCCCTGGTTGCCGGCGACGCTCGTTCATCTCGTCAAACGATACCTGGTGAAGGATCGTGTGGTGAAGAGCGCGACTGCATGA
- a CDS encoding DNA topoisomerase IV subunit A: MSKEALDAQARQELLRIAEAWYDQMVGGVVPSISLPTRTKQNLAFDETSEVWKYGERESLRSAHSAKSALHLLKMSYVIGFLKQQLIENRSSTLREMYYISEGWKKAKFHAQDESNLLIEDLEILTMLQREAFHLRPEEDGATVFGPIRLKEMTRRGVKEIHCQEDVGEAGYAIPNNVENLEFVDHDAKFVIAIETGGMYARLQENGFDEEYGAVLVHLKGQPARSTRRVLHMIHEKFKLPITVFTDGDPWSYRIYASVAYGSIKSAHMSELLATPQAQFIGVQPSDISDYDLPSDTLSERDVLALKSELSDPRFDTEYWRYQIGRQLEIGIKSEQQAFAARGLDYVTKEYLPARLSEMGVL; this comes from the coding sequence ATGTCTAAGGAAGCGCTCGATGCGCAGGCACGGCAGGAACTGCTCAGGATAGCAGAGGCCTGGTATGACCAGATGGTTGGCGGGGTGGTTCCGTCCATCTCGCTGCCGACTAGGACCAAGCAGAACCTCGCCTTCGACGAGACGAGCGAGGTCTGGAAGTATGGAGAACGGGAATCCCTTCGATCGGCTCACTCAGCCAAGAGTGCGCTGCATCTGCTGAAGATGTCGTATGTGATCGGATTTCTCAAGCAGCAACTGATCGAGAACCGGTCGTCGACCTTGAGAGAGATGTATTACATCTCCGAGGGGTGGAAAAAGGCGAAATTCCATGCGCAGGACGAGAGCAACCTGCTGATCGAGGATCTCGAGATCCTGACGATGCTGCAGCGGGAGGCGTTCCATCTCCGGCCTGAGGAGGACGGGGCGACGGTCTTCGGGCCGATCCGCCTCAAAGAGATGACCCGGCGGGGGGTCAAGGAGATCCACTGCCAGGAGGATGTCGGCGAAGCCGGGTACGCGATCCCGAACAATGTCGAGAATCTGGAGTTCGTCGACCATGACGCGAAGTTCGTCATCGCCATCGAGACCGGTGGTATGTATGCCCGGCTGCAGGAGAACGGGTTCGACGAGGAGTACGGGGCGGTGCTGGTCCATCTGAAGGGGCAGCCGGCCCGGTCGACCCGGCGGGTGCTGCACATGATCCATGAGAAGTTCAAGCTCCCGATCACTGTCTTCACCGACGGCGACCCCTGGTCGTACCGGATCTACGCCTCGGTGGCCTACGGTTCGATCAAGAGTGCGCACATGTCTGAGTTGCTGGCAACCCCCCAGGCGCAGTTCATCGGGGTTCAGCCGAGCGATATCAGCGATTACGATCTCCCATCCGACACGCTCTCCGAGCGGGACGTGCTGGCCCTGAAGTCGGAGCTGAGCGATCCCCGGTTCGACACCGAGTACTGGCGGTACCAGATCGGCCGGCAGTTGGAGATAGGGATCAAGTCAGAACAGCAGGCCTTCGCGGCCCGCGGGCTCGACTACGTGACGAAGGAGTACCTGCCGGCACGGTTGAGCGAGATGGGGGTGTTGTGA
- a CDS encoding DNA topoisomerase VI subunit B: MVLAEDLASSQRSISIAEFFEKNKHLLGFDSPTRGIITTIKEAVDNALDACEEAEVLPDIYIEVKRKTGDLFWIMVEDNGPGIMPEQVPFVFGKLLYGSRFHQIRQSRGQQGIGISAAVLYAQLTSGTPAVVTTRTGPATPAVRMEIQIKVATNEPKVLSNKEVPWDRTHGTRVEIEFTSTLSAKKRLIEYLRYTGVVNPHARIRAEIDGEPFTSERVSNEVLVCPKAIKPHPYGIELGMLKRMAEGETRPLLEFLTSEFSRVGKKTAEEICSIASLRPAAQVKRLNADQQRSLLAAMQQVKVPAPPTSQCLSPIGEELMVRGLEAEFRMDFVKARTRPSSVFSGHPFMVEAALGYGGKLPPEGNGQIMRFANRVPLIYQQGACAITQSVAGVNWKAYGIGQQGLPMGPVLILVHVASTNVPFTSESKDAIASIPEIEKEIVLALQDLGRDLKAFISRRDRTKLQEDRARAICAIIPDIALKVSEIVEKPLPDLTVIEGQIMHKVVARKRTTTGRVVLSVHNYTAKDVEVQVYDISTDPALDAVPAPDFVSPLDDTFTRVWRVILPPGQGWEASYTGAGGGSLDLRGISEQMKVVVDLDV, translated from the coding sequence ATGGTTCTCGCTGAGGATCTGGCATCCTCACAGCGCTCCATCTCGATCGCCGAGTTCTTCGAGAAGAACAAACATCTGCTTGGGTTCGACTCCCCGACCCGCGGGATTATCACCACCATCAAGGAGGCCGTCGACAACGCTCTCGATGCCTGCGAGGAAGCCGAGGTCCTCCCTGACATCTACATCGAGGTGAAGCGGAAGACCGGGGATCTCTTCTGGATCATGGTCGAGGATAACGGCCCGGGGATTATGCCCGAACAGGTGCCGTTCGTCTTTGGAAAATTGCTTTACGGCTCTCGTTTCCATCAGATCCGGCAGTCGCGCGGGCAGCAGGGGATCGGGATCAGTGCGGCGGTCCTCTACGCCCAGCTCACCTCTGGTACCCCGGCTGTCGTCACCACCAGGACTGGGCCGGCCACGCCGGCCGTCCGGATGGAGATCCAGATCAAGGTCGCGACCAACGAGCCGAAGGTCCTCTCCAACAAGGAGGTTCCCTGGGATCGGACCCATGGAACCCGGGTCGAGATCGAGTTCACGAGCACCCTCTCGGCAAAGAAGCGGTTGATCGAGTACCTCCGGTATACGGGGGTCGTCAACCCGCACGCCCGAATCCGGGCCGAGATCGACGGCGAGCCCTTCACCTCCGAGCGGGTCAGCAACGAGGTGCTGGTCTGCCCGAAGGCGATCAAACCGCACCCGTACGGGATCGAACTCGGGATGCTGAAGCGAATGGCCGAGGGGGAGACCCGGCCGCTGCTCGAATTTCTGACTTCAGAGTTCTCCCGGGTCGGGAAGAAGACGGCCGAGGAGATCTGTTCGATCGCCTCCCTCCGTCCGGCTGCCCAGGTGAAACGGCTGAACGCCGACCAGCAGCGGTCCCTGCTCGCGGCGATGCAGCAGGTGAAGGTGCCGGCCCCGCCGACCTCCCAGTGCCTCTCCCCGATCGGGGAGGAGTTGATGGTCAGGGGTCTGGAAGCCGAGTTCAGGATGGACTTTGTCAAGGCCAGGACCCGGCCTTCATCAGTCTTCTCCGGCCACCCGTTCATGGTCGAGGCCGCGCTCGGGTACGGCGGGAAACTCCCGCCCGAAGGGAACGGGCAGATCATGCGGTTCGCCAACCGGGTCCCCCTGATCTATCAGCAGGGGGCCTGTGCGATCACCCAGTCGGTCGCCGGCGTGAACTGGAAGGCCTACGGGATCGGGCAGCAGGGACTGCCGATGGGGCCGGTGCTGATTCTGGTCCACGTCGCCTCGACCAATGTCCCGTTCACCTCGGAGTCCAAGGACGCGATCGCCTCGATCCCAGAGATCGAGAAGGAGATCGTTCTCGCCCTCCAGGATCTCGGGCGAGACCTGAAGGCGTTCATCTCCAGGCGAGACCGAACCAAACTGCAGGAAGACCGGGCCCGGGCGATCTGCGCGATCATCCCTGATATCGCCCTGAAAGTGAGCGAAATCGTCGAGAAGCCGTTGCCGGACCTGACGGTGATCGAGGGGCAGATCATGCACAAGGTGGTGGCCCGGAAGCGGACGACGACCGGCCGGGTCGTCCTCTCAGTCCACAACTACACCGCCAAGGACGTTGAGGTGCAGGTCTATGACATCTCGACTGACCCGGCCCTCGACGCTGTTCCGGCGCCGGACTTCGTCTCCCCGCTGGACGATACCTTCACGCGGGTCTGGCGGGTAATTCTCCCCCCCGGGCAGGGGTGGGAGGCGTCTTATACCGGTGCCGGCGGCGGATCGCTGGACCTGCGCGGCATTTCTGAACAGATGAAAGTGGTGGTGGATCTCGATGTCTAA
- the hisS gene encoding histidine--tRNA ligase → MVQRPRGTRDFLPDEMEARRMIEGRMREAVRRWGYREVATPIFEDLSLFTMRSGQGIIDEMYVFQDKGGRDLALRPELTAAVLRMYVNEARVLAKPLRWCYFADCFRYERPQKGRYRQFWQFGVELIGADTAAADAEVILVADNAIRSSGLDYDLKIGHLGLMKHLLADVGEEVRRKVMAYLDKKEFDGLKDYLETAGLAALTDPLTRLLAAETLDEAFAVTGPLPEEGRIREMAALLDATGVRYSYNFGIARGLDYYTGMVFEGFAKNLGAESQIVGGGAYRLAQVFGGDDAPSVGFAIGFDRVMVALGEVQTRKQKIVGVVSTAEGRPFAFRVANAFRTAGIRADLDLSDRGLGAQLARAAKEADFAVLIGEREVATGTVTLKNLATGTQTAVTIDLAVRTVIDGSR, encoded by the coding sequence ATGGTACAGCGACCACGCGGCACACGTGACTTTTTACCAGACGAGATGGAAGCACGGCGGATGATCGAGGGACGGATGCGCGAGGCGGTCAGACGCTGGGGGTACCGCGAGGTCGCGACCCCGATCTTTGAGGACCTCTCCCTCTTCACGATGCGGTCAGGGCAGGGGATCATCGACGAAATGTATGTCTTTCAGGACAAGGGGGGCAGGGATCTCGCACTTCGGCCCGAGTTGACCGCGGCCGTCCTTCGGATGTATGTGAACGAGGCCCGGGTGCTCGCAAAGCCACTCCGATGGTGCTATTTCGCCGATTGTTTCCGGTACGAAAGGCCTCAGAAGGGGCGGTACCGGCAGTTCTGGCAGTTCGGGGTCGAACTGATCGGGGCCGATACCGCAGCGGCCGATGCCGAGGTGATCCTGGTCGCCGATAATGCGATCCGGTCCAGCGGGCTTGACTACGACCTGAAGATCGGTCATCTCGGGCTGATGAAGCACCTGCTCGCCGATGTAGGCGAGGAGGTCCGGCGGAAGGTGATGGCCTACCTCGACAAGAAGGAGTTCGACGGCCTCAAGGACTACCTGGAGACCGCCGGACTGGCCGCCCTGACCGACCCGCTCACCCGGCTGCTGGCGGCCGAGACCCTGGACGAGGCCTTCGCGGTCACCGGTCCTTTGCCTGAGGAGGGGCGGATCCGGGAGATGGCAGCGCTGCTCGACGCCACCGGTGTTCGCTACTCGTACAACTTCGGGATCGCCCGGGGGCTGGATTACTATACAGGAATGGTTTTCGAAGGGTTCGCGAAGAACCTCGGGGCCGAGAGCCAGATCGTCGGCGGCGGGGCGTACCGGCTCGCGCAGGTCTTCGGCGGGGACGATGCTCCGTCGGTCGGGTTTGCGATCGGCTTCGACCGGGTGATGGTCGCACTCGGCGAGGTCCAGACCAGAAAGCAGAAGATCGTCGGGGTCGTCTCCACGGCCGAGGGCCGGCCCTTTGCATTCCGGGTGGCAAACGCCTTTCGGACGGCCGGCATCCGCGCCGACCTCGACCTCTCCGATCGCGGGCTCGGGGCCCAGCTGGCCCGGGCTGCGAAGGAGGCCGACTTCGCCGTGCTGATCGGCGAGCGGGAGGTCGCCACCGGGACAGTCACTCTCAAGAACCTCGCCACCGGGACGCAGACCGCCGTGACGATCGACCTGGCGGTCAGGACGGTGATCGATGGTTCTCGCTGA